In Aptenodytes patagonicus chromosome 9, bAptPat1.pri.cur, whole genome shotgun sequence, the DNA window TCTTAGGAAGCCCCACACAAGTACAGATGAGGTACAACCACACCTGACCTGTAACACTAGAGTTCAAAGCAGCTGGTGTGGTACAAGATCAGGAAACTTTGTCAGAGGCCAAGCCTAGAACCGTGTAGTGCCCCAGTCCTTCCCACTCCACTGTGGGAGTTTCCTCACCTGCTGCTTCTCTCGCTCTTCCTGCTGCTTGAACTCATCCAGCACAGCCTGGAGACGGGTCTGCAGAGACAAACATGCCAGACCACAGTTACCAACGTGTTCTCAGCTGAACGGGTGCTGGCACATGTCAAATGGTGCAGCAAGTCCCAGGCTGCACTGACAACCAGCCCCCTTATCTCCTGCAGTTTCATGGATTGTTTTGCCTCCATGGGGAAATGCTGGAGTGTGTATGGTCACACCATAATCATTTTTAACCCAGCAGGCAAAGGCCCCTGGCTTTTCCAGGGCAGCAGCTGAATCAGTTTGCTGGATCTAATGGCAAGCCAGTGTTAAGCAGAAGACttgaagagagagagagctctCACCTTGAGGGCTAGGTTCTCCACTTTCATGATGAGATCTTCCTGGCGCTTCCTCCTGTCCTGAGTCTCCTGGAGTTTACTTTTCAGGTTGTCAATCTGTTTCTGGATCCCCATGACTGGAAGAGCAAGTTCagacccagagcagcagcagagctgggcagcgCAGCCTGCCTAGCACCCCGGCGATTCTGCTGCGCTCTGCCACCTACTCACCTATTTGGTTGGACCCCTCGTTCTCCTGTTGCTGCCCATCAGACTCATTCAGCTTGTCCTGCAGCTGCCTCTCCAAGTCCTCCTCAGTGTCCATGATGTTCAGGTCTTCGTCGTCATGATGATCCCTCTCATCTTCATcttcgctgctgctgctgatgtCATTAAATATCTCCCGCAGTTCATCATGTTCTAGGGGTGtgcaaaagggaagaggaaaaacacagctgATGACCTTCCAGCACTCTTTGCCTGCCAGGGACCACGTCAGTACAGGGTGCCTGTCTCAATGTCCTCTCTCCTTCACTCTGGTTAGGGCTTACCCCAGAGAGAATGGGCCCAACTGATTACTTAGTGgctagaaagaaaacaacagcctTCCCCACTGCACCTGAGGAGCCATGGCCTTGCTTATGTCCCGACATCCCTGGGGAGGAGATGTCCAGGCCGGTGAGCGAACCATGGTTGTCTACTTCTTTTGTTTCATCTTCAGCAATGACTTCCCAGCCTGATAGCAGGAACAGACGAGtcaagggaaaaagaggaatgtgAAAGATGCAGTATGATGAAAGAATGCTAAAAACTGCAGGAGATCACCGCCCCTCCAACAAGTCTGGCCTTGCCGCTATGGATATCCAGGACGAACCACCCCAGCCTCTTTTTGATGACTTCTCTGCTGTTACTTAAGTTCCTGCTCAGTACAATAGTACAGTCTGCAAGGAAGGTCACCATGAAGAAACAATGAGCTTTGAACAAGGCAAAGATGAAGCTCCAAAACTTCAGTGCCTCTTGTGTGCTTACGTCCCCAGCCTCTCACACTCACACAAAGCTGAACTTGTCTCCCCTTTCCACAACCCCCAGGTCACACATAGTGTCCTGTCCCCCACTTgagctttttttctcctaaaaggaTACGGACACTGACAGCTTCAGCATCTGTGCTCAGGAGACGCTTCACCTCTTTTTCCACATCAGGAGACTCAATATACTGGGtcagagaggggaaagagaacAGAGACACTGTTAAATGCCTCgtgcaggctgctggtgctggtcAACTCCAACCCTCCACCTCTGAACAGAGACCTATTTCAAGCCTTTCTTCTCTTATGCTTTCTGCTCAGCCTTTGCTCAAGTTCACCCTAAAAGTAATTTATGCACCTCCAGAAAGCAATCCATCTTTTTTGTACAGAGCTCCTTGGTGGGTTGTATACTCTCATTTTTCTACTTATACTACTTATGAAATAAGACTTTCTGTGTGTATGCAGAAAGTCCTTGAGTTTCCTGATGGATGGTCAGCTCAACTCCTTCCCATCTCACTCAAAAGAaggtttcatttttcacttctaAATTAGCCAGGAATCTTAATGCAGTGACATCAAGTCTCTCCTGTGAGCTATAAGAATGTCTCAAGTAATTTGTTTCTCAAATGTCATGCAAAATAACACTCCATCCTGTTCTCAGAAACTGCAAAGCAGAGAAGAACAAGTCTTCCCAGCCTCACAGTGCTGCATCTCCCCAACACCTTGCCTGGCTTGTGCATATGCACAGAGTCAGTCTCTGAGCTCCATCTGTTGTCACTCCCCCAGCTGACATGACAGTTATTCTATTTGTAGTGTTGCTTGCTGGGGAAGTGAACAGGCTATGCATAGACAGATTTCAGCTGAGAAAGCAGGAATGAGCGAAGTCTCATTTCCATGCaagtcttcctttcttctctatGAGCAGGAAGAGATGCGCTATGGCAAGGCAGCCGCAGGAATGGAGTCCAGCAGTTCTCTGCACAGAGGATTTTCCCCTCAGGAGCATCTTGGAAAACATGGAGGAAGCACCCAAGGAAGTGTTTAAATCTACTACCCTCCCTTCACCCTCATCTCGTGCAAGGAAACATGTGAAGCAATGttaagaaattacatgttttctgGACTAATAGACAGTTACAGCTCTAATGCCTCTGCCTTCCTATCCCTTGGTTATTGCACCTGCATCTGTGTGAGAAGCAACTCACCTTCTTCTTAGCCGTCTTCCGGAAACGTCTCTTCCGTACATTTTTCAAGGGAAGAGTGACTGTGACAGAGGAAACAGATTGCATGTGTCAGACAGATGGCCTAATGGGAGAGCTGCATGCCAAAAGGGAGAAGATCCCTTCAGGAACAGAGACAGCACtgaaaacggagcagcagcacagctgggacaCGGCAGTGGTGAGTGCCCTGCACAGCTGTAGGGACACtggggtggtgggatggaggggtTTGGCACAGCCTCTACTCACTGCCATGGTTCCAGatgaatttcttttctctgtccttgTCTTTCTTCTTGTTTGCCTTGGGGTCAGTGCTCACACTTTGCTCTTCCAAAGGGGGGTAGAGATCACCATCCACAGTGCAAACGAGCATCTGGAATCCCCGTATAAACACAAAGGGTGCTTATTGTAACGCAAGGACAAAAGGATGTGAAAGCTTTTCTGGAAGATGAACAGTGACTTCCCACTGCATATTGTGAGCCAAAGGGATTCATGGGCATGGGGTACGAGAAACACAATGTTTCACACCCAGCTCAGTTCATATCTAAAcacagcagcagttaagctgttACAAGGACAATCACATTTCATGCTTCAGAAATGAGATTTCTAAACACCAAGCGGAGTGGGGAATTTTAAACTGCTAATATTGTGAGAATACAAAAATTGGCCATGTTATACTGGGTGTCCAGCTCCCAAAGTGTACAAGGGTTTTCCTGGAGAGGGGAGCAAGGAGTTAAGCTGTTGGGGCAGGCAAGGAGGATAGCCCATACCTGGCAAATATCCGCTGTCTTATAGAAGGTTTTCTTGTCAATGGTTTTTAAGCTCTCAATGATGCAGGGCAGATCCACCAGCTTGGCTGCCAGTGGCACCCGGTCTACGCGGACAATCCCATGGCGCCCATCCGCTGCGGAAAGCCACAGGACAGGTTAGTGCTGTTGCTAAACAGCTAAACTGAGCAATACATTCCTGGGCAGCAGAAATTTCATGGGAAAACACATGCAAGTTGCACAGCTTCACGTGCGGACAGTCAGAGGAGTTTTAAGATGTCCTGATACTGCTCACTCACCATGTAGCTCAATGGTGAGCCTGTCCTTCAAGTTGACATTCCCGGACTGTACTGCTCGCCGCACAGTGGAGGCATATTCCTGGGAATGTTGGACAGACTTACGTCAGGACTGAGTGTGCTTCCTCCGAGAATCATCAAAGGCTTCTGTCCAACCTACCCAGCTTTAAACACCCCTGCCATCCCAATGCAGAAAAACAACTGCAAGAACCACAATGAAAATTGCACCCTCCTCCCAATACCACGCGTTAACCCTGTGGCTCTGTTATTCCCAGTGCCCTTCACACCCCCCGACATGATACAGCTGTGACAGTGGCGTGAGGCCCCCGACAGAGATACCCTACCAGAGGACCACAGCTCTGGGGGAAGTTACAGCTCCCCTCACCAAGCTCTTGTGGTCTCCGCAGGGGACAGTCTCAGCTTTAAGCATCTAACAAATAGCATCAGGTACACTGACAGCCATAGCAACTGAAGACCCAGCACTTGCTAAAGCTCTACCCTTATAGAAATTTCCTCCCTAGTTGTCTTCCGAGCCTCCTGCTCTGTGTCACAGGAGCACCTCTCAAGAGGAGGCCGTGGAAAAACTGTTCAAATTCGTGGGAATGGGCTACCCAAGGCCAAAAGCATCCCACCCCTTCCATGTCCCTTGCCAGGTCCGCAGATTTCCCACTGACTTCACCCGCGTTGCTAATCCCTCTCCCAGCCCCCGTGCCCGCCAAGCAAACTGGACTGAGCTGCGTGTTAAACGTGATGGTGGCCACTTCAGCTGTACCAGACCGAACGGTCTCTTACCGGCGGCAGCCGCAGCACGAACTGGCTCTCCAGCTCATGCGGAGCATCGTCCTTGCTCTTACTCATCCTTTCTTTTCAGCTTGGAGAACAAGATACAATCACCTCGTCGCCAAGAAGGCTCCCACAAGGCaaccccagcccagcaccccgaGGGCCAGGCTCTCACCCACGGGCGTCCCGCacaggggcggcggcggggggagctgGGGCCTTTCCGGGGCCCGGGGCTGCGCTGCTGTCGGGATGACACCCCCGGCAGAGCCCGTCCGGCGCTCACGGACGGCCCCAGCCCCAAACGGCGCTGCCAGCGCCTCCCCCGGTGCCCCTCACCCgcgccccgcggcggccccgagCGGAAGCCAGGCCCGGTGCGCCAGCATAGGCTCCCCCCACCCGCACCGACCGTTCCGCTCCGCCCGGCGCCGGGGGAAGGGTGTTGGCGGCGCACCGGAAGCGGCGGCGGTGCTGCCatggggggcgcgggcgggcggtcTGGCTTCTACGTGGGGCTGGGCCTAGCCTTGGCCTCCAGCGCCTTCATCGGCGGCAGCTTCATCCTCAAGAAGAAGGGGCTGCTCCGGCTGTGCCGCCGCGGCCGCGCCAGGGCAGGTAccgccggccccgggccgggggggggggggggagcccgggCTGACGGGTGGGAGGGGCAAAACGCCCCGTTGCCTCCCCTGCGAGCGGCCCATCACCGCCGCCTCTGGCTCGTGGGCAGACAGCCCCCCGGCTGTCACAGTAGCTGCTCCCCCCGGAGGCGCGTTCCCCGGACGCTAAAGGCCGCGTCACAGCCTCCGCCCGGGCAGTCCGGCCAGCGCTGGGCCTTGGCCGCCCCGCTCCTTGCTTCTGGGGCTTTTTGGTCTGAAAGCAGACTTCTTCCACAGGGATAGCCAGCCACTGCCGATAGCCAACAGAGACACGTTTCTATAACCACTCGCGCGTTCTTGAAACTGCTGTCTTTCAAACGCGGGAGAACCAGGGGATAAAATCTTTGCTTTTAGGGTAGAAGAATCAGTGCTTGCCCACGTCTGGGTCAGGCCAATATGTGACAAGACAGGCAGACCCATGGCAGCCTTGCACGTAGAGGAGATCAGACTGCTCCCGCTTGCTTCTCCGAGGCAGTTCTGGCAGGATAACGAGCCTTTTGTGTAGCTTCATCTGAGGTTTCTTGTTACTCTTCCTTCCTCACTTAGGGCAAGGAGGTCACGCCTACCTGCAAGAATGGCTTTGGTGGGCAGGGCTGCTGTGCAGTAAGTACCCACTCTGAAACTGTAGCAAGACACACTTAAGAGTGTGTTTGTCAGTTGCTTTCGTGTTTTATTATTACAATCATTGTTTGACTGCTTGATTTTTATCTGAGTGTCTGAGGATGTTGTTGATCTAATTAGAActctaaaatattctgaagtctCATGCATTACCAGGTTTCTCTGCTAAATAGGAGTTGAGGAGCTAGTCTAACTGGCTTGGGTTAAGTGCTTCTGAAATGGCCCGCCCAGACAATGTAGTTGATAACAGCACATCCAGCACTGTGGGTTTAGGCTACAGCGATTTCAGCTGCTCTATTTTACACTTTTCAACATTAATAACCAATTGTACTTGATTTACcctttaaaaagctgtaaaagctGTTGCAGGAGAAGAACAGGTCTTAGAAATACGAAACGGGTCAAAACTCCTTTCAACTTTGAGGACATTATGGAAGTATTTTCCTGTGGTTACTGCTCATCTGCGTAGCCACGTGTGACTAAGGATCACCATGCGTAaccatgagccttctcttcccaagAGAACCTGTATCGGGCTTCTGCTTGTTCTTGCTGGTGCTGTTCTTTCCTGGTTGCATGACATACCTCAGAGAAACATGGGATGCTCAGGTGGAAACTGAGGCTCTCTTCTGACTGCACTCAACCTTGTATTATGCTGAACTGCTCCTACTTTGATGCTCACCTGACAGAGTTTCTCTTGCAGTGGGAGTTGGAGAAGCAGCAAATTTTGCTGCCTATGCCTTTGCCCCTGCAACGCTGGTAACTCCACTGGGTGCTCTAAGTGTCCTTGTCAGGTAAGCAGCCTCAGAAACACCCTTACCTCACCTACCTTAGTGGTGAAAGCAGttgctctgctttcctctgtctcttccctCAGGTACTCCATCCCTTGGCCTaattggttttggggttttttttactatcttTCAGTGCAGTTCTGTCTTCCACCTTCCTGCATGAGCAGCTGAATGTTCATGGGAAGATTGGCTGCATCCTGAGTATCCTGGGCTCCACGGTGATGGTGATCCATGCTCCACAGGAAGAAGAGGTTTCCAGCCTGGAGTCAATGGCAGAGAAGCTGAAAGATCCAGGTACTTAAATAAAAGGGGTCCTGTCAACTTCAGGCTTGGAAATGACAGTAGAAGGTAGGATACAACTTTTGGCTAGATTGGGAAGGACTGAACTAAAGGGTAATTGAGCTGATTCTTCTTCTGCGCACCAGTGGAGGAAACATTCCCCTGTGTCCAGGATAGCTTGTGGGTTGCCTTCTGTGGTGGGAAAAGGCTGGGGTCTCCACACTCTAAATATGAAAGATTGGTGACAGTCAAACAGCATTTAATGCATGTGCTCAGAGGATTTACACCTTATTAACTAGCTCAAAACATAGGGGACATGTCAGCTTCAGAATGGCTTTTTAGGACTGTTAGGTCCTCTTGACCCCGGATGAAAGAAGCAGACGGGAACCCCACTTCGCAGAGAGGGAGTCTGGGTGATGCTCCCAAGTCACTGGGTCTGTGCTGAAGCAAGGATGAGAACTTGGGTCATTAACAGTTACCAAGAGTGCTTTTTTTGTACTGTCTATGAGGTATAGATGCAAAAAATGAAGAGCATGGGAATTAGCTGCAGCTGTCAGCAGAAGGGGTTGGCCTGTGGCAGTGCTGGGATAGGAGATGGAATTCCTGTACACGAGTGTGGCAGTGGTGTGGCTGAGGGAAGACAGAGGAGGAACTTCAGGCAAAGATGAATGAGCAATTCAAGGAGTTATGCCCAAGATCAAGTAGTCCTGGTATTTATGTTAGAGGATGAATCAGGTTGCAAGGATATGATTTGGGCAATAGCATGAATGCCAGAATAAGCCACAGGAGATGGAGGAAGGAAGCACagggagaagagcaaagcagAGTAACAGGTAGATGCTGCTGCTCGTTAGAGGGAGCGTTTTGGCAGGACCTCGCACTCCTGTGATGTGGCGCTTTCCTCTTTATTCCACCACAGCCCACAGAGTTCAGCTAGGGCTTCCCAAGCTTTCTGCCACCCTCTTGGGcctcctgcagagctgtgccctCTCGTCTTCCTGGTCAACAAGCCCCCCACCTCCGCTAGTGCCGTAGAGCCTGGCTGTGCTCCTACCCCTTCCAGCACGGGCAGCTGTATCCCCTGACAGGCTGACTTATGGGGTGATGGTGTGATCAGCACTATAGAGCTGCTGTTGTCTCTGCAGCTTTGCTCAGGCTGGAGACCAACTCTGCTTCCCAACCCTGGTCCCTACAGGTGGAGGCTAAAAAGACATACTGATGGGGCAGTTACCCGCCTGTCTTCCATCTCTACTTGCTGTTCAGTTACATCTGTCACTGGTGCTACTGTTCTCTGATAGAGCTCTTTAATTCTTCTTTCCCCAAGGATTCATTGTATTTGCTGTATGTGTGCTGGTGAGCTCCCTTCTGCTTATCTTTGTGGCTGGACCCCGTTACGGACAGAGCAATGTCCTGGTTTATGTTTTGGTCTGCTCCGCCATCGGCTCGCTTTCTGTGTCCTGTGTCAAAGGCTTGGGGATTGCCCTGAAAGAACTGTTTTCCGGGAAGCCAGTCCTGAAAGAACCACTGGGCTGGGTGCTCCTGGTGTGCCTGGTGATCTGCATCAGCGTCCAAATCAACTATCTGAACAAAGCCTTGGACATCTTCAACACATCTGTGGTCACACCCATTTACTACGTGCTGTTCACCACAGCAGTCATGATGTGCTCTGCCATCCTCTTCAAGGAGTGGCAACACATGGTGCTAGACAACATCATCGGCACCATCAGTGGCTTCCTCACCATCGTGTCCGGCATCTTCCTCCTGCACGCCTTCAGGGACATGCCCTTCACCCCCGacctcctgcccctcttcctgcaGCAAGGCAGGACAGACCTGCACGCCTCGTGGAGGAGTGCAGACAAACATCAGTCATGTCAGCACCAGCCTCTTCTGCCCTCAGAGGACAAAGGCTCTCAcagcacagaggaggaggaagctgaaaGCGTGTGAGGAAGCCTCTGAACTGCTAGCTTTTTGCTCCACTGCAAGGTTGAACATGCTGCCTCAGCTGCTGCTAGCTACTGCTGCACAAGCAGGAGTTGGCAGTTACCATCTACCTGCCCCTGGCACAAGATGGGTGACCTGCCACTGCCAGGAGGCTGACAGGGACAGCAGCCTCCTGCGGCTACAGACAGGAGCACTGGGAACCGCCCAGTTCCTGGGATCTGGTGCCTCTTCACTGTTCTTTTACATGAAGAATTGATCTGCTCACGTCAGGACACAGGCTTTGGTGGCGCAGAGGCCCCGCAGCACTAACACAGTGCTAACCCTTACTGAATGTGAAGACCATGCATTTGGGAAGGCctcacagcattttttaaaaatatacttaaaagatTAACAGTTACAAAATAATCTAACATGGTGCTAAGATTACACGGAGAAAAGATGGATGTCTGGCTTTAAAGATGACATACCCAGAATATTTATTCAAAAATTCCTGTCAAGTACTTGTTTTGCTCACTCTGCTAGAATTTATTTACAGATTCACATCCAAGAACAGAATACAGCCAAAACTAGAAAACTTCAGTGGTGCTGCCACGTGCTGCTGTGGCTCTTACAGAGGGACCAACCTCTTCATGCAACATCTGCTGTGCAGGTTGATGAAGCACCTGCTTACTGTATTCTATTAAAAAACTATTTGTTCAGTTACCGAGTGGCTAGTGATACATTTGTACTGAGAGCTGGGCCAGTGCTGAAAGGCGTGAAGGATTACAGGGGTAGGAAGAACCGTGTGGATGCTTGAGAGAAACTCAAGATAGGGACAGGAGAGGGAATCGCTTATTGCGGGAAGAGGAGTGACCTAAGAGTCCTTAGCTATTGAGGTAAGTTTCTGAAAGATAACTAGACAGCTGTGTCCTGACTAACGTGGGTTTATACCTGCATATCTCTGTTTAACACATCCTGAATTTGTTCCCAGGAAGGCTGCTGGCTACAAGCCACCCGTGTTAGGAACTCACATGCCCTGTCCAGCCACCCACAGCAAAGGGACGTGTGCAAAACTGCTTTACCAGGTTCCTGTGTAGAGCTCCAAGCCACTGTCAGTGGGTCACTCCAGGCTTCCCAGAGCCACGCTGTATGTAAACACTGCTGAAATGCTATGCTGCCTTTCCAGAGGGTGGATCAGTAGTTTGTTGTTTCTCCAGTTAGAAGCTCCTCTCTGTGTCCTGGGGGCAGAAGTCCAGAAGGTGCAGCCATAGGCCTTCCTCCCCTGATCTCCACAGGTAAAGGTGCATGAGGTTATAAAGTAGCTGGTTACTTATTTCCTGCATTTAGTTTCTCTAGAGAAACTACTGCTTTACAGGACAGCAGGAGCTGTTAACCCTTTGGGGATGAGGAGGAAAGGCCACAGCCTCTCCCAGAAACAAGTTTGATTCATGGGACCAAATCAGTTGAGCAACAAATCAGAATTCAGAGCAGACCTTCTAGCCAGAAGACAATTATGCCCCCTCCCTACTAATTTTGCAATAAACAGGATtactgggaaggaaggagaatgaCAAGAAGGTCAGATTTTCAATTCTCAGTGGTCATCTACCTGAACAAAGGCGAATCTCATGTTAAAAATTGACCCAGTTAATATTTATTACATTGACCAGGGGAAAGCAGTTAATGGAGCAAGTCAGTATTGACAGAGTTGTGCTGCAATTTGAAAATTTGTCACTTGGCCACATGAACGATTTACCTATGGAAGTGTGAAAGTATTTTCCAGTAGCGACACTGTGTGGGATGATCACTGTGCTCAACAAACTCTTCTCACTAAGGGTACCTGTGCCGGACTGCACAGCAATGGCGCCTGCAGGGCTTGTTAGCATCTACCCAGGAGGGTTTGTTTTGTGCAGCACTGTTTAAGGCAGCGGTCACAGGCTGGTCTCGCCCAGGGCTGAGATTCACATCAGCCCCTGATGCGAGCATCACCACCCCTCCTTTCAGCTGAGCGGGTGCGTGCCAAATGCTCCCTACGTAGCATCGGTAGCCCAGGAGTCCCAGTGCAAAAACAGCTGCTGGCAGCGCGTCACCCTGAGGAGGAGTGACTGTGCCTCTGTCATGGGCTCTCATCTGGCTGCAACTTCCCCAAGACTGCATTTAATTAAATCCTAAACCCCAGAGCTGATCCTGGCTCATTCAGGCGGCAGAGTGACCGGGAGCCAGCGCAGCGGAGGGCCCAGCCTCGCAGGG includes these proteins:
- the TAF7L gene encoding transcription initiation factor TFIID subunit 7-like, with the translated sequence MSKSKDDAPHELESQFVLRLPPEYASTVRRAVQSGNVNLKDRLTIELHADGRHGIVRVDRVPLAAKLVDLPCIIESLKTIDKKTFYKTADICQMLVCTVDGDLYPPLEEQSVSTDPKANKKKDKDREKKFIWNHGITLPLKNVRKRRFRKTAKKKYIESPDVEKEVKRLLSTDAEAVSVRWEVIAEDETKEVDNHGSLTGLDISSPGMSGHKQGHGSSEHDELREIFNDISSSSEDEDERDHHDDEDLNIMDTEEDLERQLQDKLNESDGQQQENEGSNQIVMGIQKQIDNLKSKLQETQDRRKRQEDLIMKVENLALKTRLQAVLDEFKQQEEREKQQMTSLQEQLESLMEK
- the LOC143164501 gene encoding magnesium transporter NIPA2-like — encoded protein: MGGAGGRSGFYVGLGLALASSAFIGGSFILKKKGLLRLCRRGRARAGQGGHAYLQEWLWWAGLLCMGVGEAANFAAYAFAPATLVTPLGALSVLVSAVLSSTFLHEQLNVHGKIGCILSILGSTVMVIHAPQEEEVSSLESMAEKLKDPGFIVFAVCVLVSSLLLIFVAGPRYGQSNVLVYVLVCSAIGSLSVSCVKGLGIALKELFSGKPVLKEPLGWVLLVCLVICISVQINYLNKALDIFNTSVVTPIYYVLFTTAVMMCSAILFKEWQHMVLDNIIGTISGFLTIVSGIFLLHAFRDMPFTPDLLPLFLQQGRTDLHASWRSADKHQSCQHQPLLPSEDKGSHSTEEEEAESV